From Drosophila suzukii unplaced genomic scaffold, CBGP_Dsuzu_IsoJpt1.0 scf_6, whole genome shotgun sequence, the proteins below share one genomic window:
- the LOC139355025 gene encoding uncharacterized protein yields the protein MSSLDLINYGSYTACDDHITPAVTHLADLDTMVRSFNVQPNQSLLDSSDPTESHFANTHTRSEDGVYIVEYPFKDGAPPIDSTLPQAANRLVSLERRFRRHPELKKQYEEFLDDYLQRGHMKKLTSDQVMEEALNARWRALVEDLSSVTQCKVPPYIAAPYQHIQLHGIADASMHAYGAVVYSRVALDGKFHINLVAAKTRVAPIKSVSIPRLELNAALLLTRLLTIVKASLTIPVNNTICWTDSEIVLHWLSAPPRNWNPYVCNRTAEILSEYPRSCWSHVRSEDNPADCAPRGLHPSKLLDHKLRWKGPSWIALPQYEWPLSTSKFRVDTSSSRPTSSSHPAKGLQREYTQLENGRQLHAKSQLTRFSPFLDKDGLMRVGGRIERSTLSYNAKHTVIVPKGYPIAELLYWILGARNIVRTGLSFNVNAVSSNAKAQVARSWESYLYLGFKPAVAFYIPAIKGSTGRTPMIGKAWFAIFVCLTTKALYIEAVTDLTTKAFIAVLQRFIARRSKPTDLCGTSDNGTTFHGSKRVFDEMRLLAMEERKNANLANFFANEGILWHFIPPSAGEYGKPEFDVPFNRLERWTQQHLTSLHERTKWQLEDDHLKVDTLVVIKETNLPPSKWILGSIQEVHAGPDDKVRVVTVKTAQGVFKRPITKLAILPLC from the exons ATGTCATCGTTGGATCTGATCAACTATG GCTCGTACACTGCCTGCGACGACCACATCACTCCGGCCGTGACCCATCTCGCGGATCTCGACACGATGGTTCGATCGTTCAATGTGCAACCTAACCAGTCTCTCTTGGACTCCAGTGATCCCACAGAGAGTCATTTTGCAAACACTCACACCCGCTCCGAAGACGGGGTCTATATCGTCGAGTATCCCTTCAAGGATGGAGCCCCGCCTATCGACTCAACTCTTCCCCAGGCCGCCAACCGCCTAGTCTCATTGGAGCGACGGTTTCGTCGACATCCGGAACTCAAAAAACAATACGAGGAGTTTTTAGATGACTATTTGCAACGAGGTCATATGAAAAAACTGACATCAGACCAAGTAATGGAAGAAGCCCTGAATGCACGCTGGAGGGCATTAGTAGAGGATTTATCGTCGGTAACACAATGCAAAGTACCTCCGTATATTGCTGCACCCTATCAACACATCCAACTACACGGAATCGCAGACGCATCCATGCACGCGTACGGTGCTGTTGTTTATAGTCGTGTAGCATTGGATGGGAAGTTCCACATAAATCTCGTAGCCGCCAAAACACGAGTGGCTCCAATAAAATCAGTCTCAATTCCACGCCTGGAATTGAACGCTGCCCTACTCCTGACGCGGCTGCTCACTATTGTTAAAGCGTCGTTAACTATTCCTGTTAACAACACGATCTGCTGGACAGATTCGGAGATCGTGCTCCACTGGCTGTCCGCACCACCACGGAATTGGAACCCATACGTCTGCAACAGAACGGCTGAGATACTGAGCGAATACCCACGTAGCTGCTGGAGCCATGTCCGCTCCGAGGATAATCCTGCCGACTGCGCACCCAGGGGACTTCATCCATCTAAGCTTCTTGACCACAAACTTCGGTGGAAAGGCCCATCCTGGATCGCCTTGCCACAATACGAATGGCCTCTGTCTACTAGCAAGTTTCGAGTTGATACAA GCAGCTCGAGACCAACTTCTTCGTCACATCCAGCGAAGGGCCTTCAAAGAGAGTATACGCAGCTAGAAAACGGACGCCAGCTTCATGCAAAATCACAGCTGACCCGGTTTTCTCCATTTCTTGATAAGGACGGACTAATGCGAGTTGGCGGACGAATCGAGAGATCGACCCTTAGCTACAACGCAAAGCACACGGTTATAGTTCCAAAGGGTTATCCGATCGCCGAGCTCCTG TACTGGATCTTGGGTGCACGAAATATCGTACGAACCGGACTGTCTTTCAATGTAAACGCTGTTTCCTCCAACGCAAAAGCACAAGTAGCCAGATCATGGGAGAGCTACCTGTACCTCGGGTTCAAGCCAGCCGTTGCTTTCTATATACCGGCAATTAAAGGTTCAACTGGACGCACACCAATGATCGGAAAGGCATGGTTCGCAATATTCGTTTGTCTAACAACTAAGGCGCTCTACATCGAAGCAGTCACCGATCTAACAACCAAGGCCTTTATTGCGGTTCTCCAACGATTCATTGCTCGGCGATCCAAACCAACTGATCTCTGTGGAACTTCAGACAACGGTACCACCTTTCATGGGAGCAAACGAGTGTTCGACGAAATGCGGCTGTTAGCCATGGAGGAACGCAAGAATGCGAATTTAGCAAACTTCTTCGCCAACGAAGGAATCCTGTGGCACTTCATACCGCCATCTGCGGGGGAATATGGGAAGCCGGAGTTCG ACGTCCCATTCAACCGCTTGGAACGATGGACTCAACAACACCTCACCTCTCTGCACGAGCGCACCAAATGGCAACTGGAAGACGATCATTTGAAGGTCGACACACTGGTAGTGATCAAGGAAACAAATCTACCTCCATCGAAATGGATTCTAGGAAGTATCCAGGAGGTACACGCCGGACCAGACGACAAAGTCCGAGTTGTTACCGTAAAAACCGCCCAAGGAGTCTTCAAGCGGCCAATAACCAAATTGGCGATCTTACCCCTTTGCTGA